In Candidatus Vicinibacter proximus, the following are encoded in one genomic region:
- a CDS encoding HAD-IB family phosphatase, which produces MITVIIPTLNEEENIASVVNFAKAQPNVSEVIVVDDKSLDKTVSIALDNGAKVITSTKLGKGASMKDGVLCANNQIVAFLDGDIDPYPHYTIKLLTDPILQGEVDFVKSAFNRNAGRVTELVAKPLLSIFFPDLLRFSQPLSGMIAGKKSLFQQLDFRDDYGVDIGILIDMYLMNVKMKEIEIGYLENKSKPWQALGKMSKEVAQTIILKAASSKNPHYNFEELGVLNEIRSQMEFALENQLSTLDKLVVFDMDNTLLKGRFIDVCADKFGFKKELMNIRSSETDAIILTKRIATLLKGKTINELIEIADSIKIIEGTKEIIIELKKRGYIVGIISDSYDCITNHIKIKLGMDFSLSNELEFSKSICTGEVKIPSFLFSSQKSICKHSLCKTNALLCILEKYNIPKENCISIGDSMNDLCMIKEAGLGIAFCSKDELVNHHADIVIHEPNFTELLNLAK; this is translated from the coding sequence ATGATTACCGTAATAATACCTACACTTAATGAAGAGGAAAACATTGCCAGTGTTGTGAACTTTGCAAAAGCACAACCAAATGTTTCAGAGGTTATAGTGGTGGACGACAAGTCTTTAGACAAAACGGTTTCCATTGCATTAGATAACGGAGCAAAAGTTATCACCAGCACAAAATTAGGCAAAGGAGCCTCGATGAAAGATGGAGTATTATGTGCCAACAATCAAATTGTTGCCTTTTTAGATGGTGACATTGACCCATATCCTCACTATACTATAAAATTATTAACCGACCCTATTTTACAGGGAGAAGTAGATTTTGTAAAATCGGCATTCAATCGGAATGCAGGAAGGGTAACTGAACTGGTGGCGAAACCGCTCCTCAGTATTTTTTTTCCGGACTTACTCAGATTCAGTCAACCATTAAGCGGAATGATAGCAGGAAAAAAATCACTTTTTCAGCAATTAGACTTTCGGGATGATTACGGGGTGGACATTGGCATTCTGATCGATATGTACCTGATGAATGTAAAGATGAAAGAAATAGAAATCGGATATCTCGAAAACAAGAGCAAACCCTGGCAAGCTCTTGGCAAAATGAGTAAAGAAGTAGCTCAAACCATCATACTGAAAGCCGCATCTTCCAAAAACCCCCATTACAATTTTGAAGAACTTGGCGTGTTGAATGAAATTCGCTCGCAAATGGAATTTGCCTTAGAAAATCAATTAAGCACACTTGACAAATTAGTAGTGTTCGACATGGACAACACTCTATTGAAAGGTAGATTTATAGATGTTTGTGCTGACAAATTCGGCTTCAAAAAAGAATTGATGAACATTCGTTCTTCAGAAACAGACGCCATCATCCTTACCAAACGAATAGCCACTTTACTTAAAGGTAAAACAATCAACGAACTCATAGAAATAGCGGACAGCATTAAGATTATTGAAGGTACAAAAGAAATTATTATCGAATTAAAGAAACGAGGCTATATTGTCGGAATTATATCGGACAGTTACGACTGTATCACAAACCATATCAAAATAAAATTAGGAATGGATTTTTCACTTTCCAATGAACTTGAATTTTCAAAAAGCATTTGTACCGGTGAAGTAAAAATTCCATCATTTCTTTTCAGCAGTCAAAAAAGTATTTGCAAGCATTCTCTTTGCAAAACCAATGCCCTATTATGCATATTGGAAAAATACAATATCCCCAAAGAAAATTGTATATCGATCGGCGACAGTATGAATGACCTTTGTATGATAAAAGAGGCTGGTCTTGGTATAGCATTCTGCTCAAAGGACGAATTGGTAAATCATCATGCCGACATTGTAATTCACGAACCAAATTTTACAGAACTCTTAAACCTGGCAAAATAA